Proteins encoded within one genomic window of Eurosta solidaginis isolate ZX-2024a chromosome 1, ASM4086904v1, whole genome shotgun sequence:
- the ETHR gene encoding growth hormone secretagogue receptor type 1 isoform X1: MCFCIAIMSLGVIGNIMVPIVIVKTKDMRNSTNIFLTNLSIADLLVLLICTPTVLVEVNTPPETWILGHEMCKAVPFIELTVAHASVLTILAISFERYYAICEPLKAGYVCTKARAILICILAWCIAAVFSSPIIWVAEYKFVEYIDGSSVAACLTQAATNWTMGYFVMIIIVFFILPLLILIVLYAIIAKNLISNHGPMLRIRPIKPELNLKARKQVVMMLGAVVVSFFLCLLPFRMLTIWIIFSSAQTFNKLGLERYYSLLYFCRIMFYLNSAINPILYNLMSTKFRKGFLRIAKNAWHALALSLSCGRYTMKSIRSRNGTFNGMNTNTNTNTVNSNATTSSILSRQSNRRHSDDNVTTILNTNTRHITKTQIQIQLNMPYGAHNEMLAMLQTSITVPVSTRTIDVNEDELLYDDEIVFECEKSKFTAAKCEMQSLKGEVKERAVMQEYLPQKKVGRRSRHVSFDDEEPVEESVILT, translated from the exons ATGTGCTTTTGTATAGCAATCATGTCGTTGGGCGTTATTGGTAACATTATG gtGCCAATTGTAATCGTGAAAACCAAAGATATGCGTAACTCCACCAATATATTCCTCACCAATCTCAGCATAGCCGATCTATTGGTGTTGCTTATTTGCACACCAACTGTGCTCGTTGAAGTGAATACACCACCTGAAACCTGGATTTTAGGCCATGAAATGT GTAAAGCCGTGCCTTTTATTGAGCTAACAGTCGCACATGCCAGCGTGCTGACAATTTTAGCCATTTCGTTCGAACGTTATTATGCCATTTGTGAGCCACTCAAAGCTGGTTATGTGTGCACCAAAGCACGCGCCATTCTTATATGTATTTTAGCTTGGTGTATAGCTGCTGTGTTTAGCAG TCCCATTATTTGGGTAGCCGAATACAAATTCGTCGAATACATTGATGGATCATCGGTGGCGGCGTGTTTAACGCAAGCTGCCACCAATTGGACAATGGGATATTTTGTGATGATAATAATCGTTTTTTTCATTCTACCATTGCTCATCCTAATCGTATTGTATGCTATTATAGCAAAAAATCTCATCTCTAATCATGGACCAATGTTACGTATACGGCCAATAAAACCAGAGCTTAACTTAAAAGCACGTAAGCAAGTCGTAATGATGTTGGGTGCTGTTGTTGTATCATTCTTCCTTTGCTTGCTGCCCTTTCGTATGCTAACAATTTGGATTATATTCAGCTCAGCGCAAACATTCAATAAACTGGGTTTGGAGCGTTATTatagtttgttatatttttgtcgTATTATGTTCTATCTTAACTCAGCCATTAATCCAATTCTCTATAATTTAATGTCAACAAAATTTCGAAAAGGATTTTTACGTATCGCCAAAAATGCATGGCATGCACTTGCTTTGTCATTGTCATGTGGACGTTATACGATGAAGAGCATACGCTCACGTAACGGTACATTTAATGGGATGAACACAAACACAAACACGAATACGGTCAATAGTAATGCAACAACATCAAGTATTCTCTCACGTCAATCGAATCGTCGTCATAGTGATGATAATGTCACCACTATTTTGAATACGAATACACGGCACATTACTAAaacacaaatacaaatacaattaaATATGCCTTACGGTGCTCATAATGAAATGTTAGCAATGCTGCAAACCAGTATAACGGTACCTGTTTCGACTAGAACAATTGACGTTAATGAAGATGAGCTTCTGTATGATGATGAGATCGTTTTTGAGTGTGAAAAGAGTAAATTTACTGCGGCGAAATGTGAAATGCAATCATTGAAGGGCGAGGTAAAAGAACGTGCAGTAATGCAAGAGTATTTGCCACAAAAAAAGGTGGGTCGACGTTCTCGGCATGTAAGTTTCGATGATGAGGAACCCGTAGAAGAGTCGGTGATTTTGACGTGA
- the ETHR gene encoding growth hormone secretagogue receptor type 1 isoform X2: MRNSTNIFLTNLSIADLLVLLICTPTVLVEVNTPPETWILGHEMCKAVPFIELTVAHASVLTILAISFERYYAICEPLKAGYVCTKARAILICILAWCIAAVFSSPIIWVAEYKFVEYIDGSSVAACLTQAATNWTMGYFVMIIIVFFILPLLILIVLYAIIAKNLISNHGPMLRIRPIKPELNLKARKQVVMMLGAVVVSFFLCLLPFRMLTIWIIFSSAQTFNKLGLERYYSLLYFCRIMFYLNSAINPILYNLMSTKFRKGFLRIAKNAWHALALSLSCGRYTMKSIRSRNGTFNGMNTNTNTNTVNSNATTSSILSRQSNRRHSDDNVTTILNTNTRHITKTQIQIQLNMPYGAHNEMLAMLQTSITVPVSTRTIDVNEDELLYDDEIVFECEKSKFTAAKCEMQSLKGEVKERAVMQEYLPQKKVGRRSRHVSFDDEEPVEESVILT, translated from the exons ATGCGTAACTCCACCAATATATTCCTCACCAATCTCAGCATAGCCGATCTATTGGTGTTGCTTATTTGCACACCAACTGTGCTCGTTGAAGTGAATACACCACCTGAAACCTGGATTTTAGGCCATGAAATGT GTAAAGCCGTGCCTTTTATTGAGCTAACAGTCGCACATGCCAGCGTGCTGACAATTTTAGCCATTTCGTTCGAACGTTATTATGCCATTTGTGAGCCACTCAAAGCTGGTTATGTGTGCACCAAAGCACGCGCCATTCTTATATGTATTTTAGCTTGGTGTATAGCTGCTGTGTTTAGCAG TCCCATTATTTGGGTAGCCGAATACAAATTCGTCGAATACATTGATGGATCATCGGTGGCGGCGTGTTTAACGCAAGCTGCCACCAATTGGACAATGGGATATTTTGTGATGATAATAATCGTTTTTTTCATTCTACCATTGCTCATCCTAATCGTATTGTATGCTATTATAGCAAAAAATCTCATCTCTAATCATGGACCAATGTTACGTATACGGCCAATAAAACCAGAGCTTAACTTAAAAGCACGTAAGCAAGTCGTAATGATGTTGGGTGCTGTTGTTGTATCATTCTTCCTTTGCTTGCTGCCCTTTCGTATGCTAACAATTTGGATTATATTCAGCTCAGCGCAAACATTCAATAAACTGGGTTTGGAGCGTTATTatagtttgttatatttttgtcgTATTATGTTCTATCTTAACTCAGCCATTAATCCAATTCTCTATAATTTAATGTCAACAAAATTTCGAAAAGGATTTTTACGTATCGCCAAAAATGCATGGCATGCACTTGCTTTGTCATTGTCATGTGGACGTTATACGATGAAGAGCATACGCTCACGTAACGGTACATTTAATGGGATGAACACAAACACAAACACGAATACGGTCAATAGTAATGCAACAACATCAAGTATTCTCTCACGTCAATCGAATCGTCGTCATAGTGATGATAATGTCACCACTATTTTGAATACGAATACACGGCACATTACTAAaacacaaatacaaatacaattaaATATGCCTTACGGTGCTCATAATGAAATGTTAGCAATGCTGCAAACCAGTATAACGGTACCTGTTTCGACTAGAACAATTGACGTTAATGAAGATGAGCTTCTGTATGATGATGAGATCGTTTTTGAGTGTGAAAAGAGTAAATTTACTGCGGCGAAATGTGAAATGCAATCATTGAAGGGCGAGGTAAAAGAACGTGCAGTAATGCAAGAGTATTTGCCACAAAAAAAGGTGGGTCGACGTTCTCGGCATGTAAGTTTCGATGATGAGGAACCCGTAGAAGAGTCGGTGATTTTGACGTGA